A genomic window from Streptomyces broussonetiae includes:
- a CDS encoding S1 family peptidase, whose product MAFALPAAALAAAVPFVIPSLAGASPTPATQAAARIDERQQVLDAIADRITEGLSESGRAHIPGFAEVEVDPDHNHLRLYWKGAPSQRVKSILAHLPHGVTAEVDPARYSRAELHAARVKLLNSLASMKLRVEGTADPVRVTSIAPAVDGSGLEVGYDNAARTASSLLTSGHGKTLQQVATAVGRLSGVHVAAIHRLQSVDLSSRQHDSSPWTGASALKNPLGGICSGSYGVKNARGQYMLTSAYHCGPGPEGQWTTWWGGDLIGTTDATQRSPQDDVVGIKLPSQHVSGRLYDGPASRTDGYAKPVIGWGHNNVGDYVCTDGANGGVHCGVRIAQTDIGVTGPNGIYRPDVDLAYATAATPGGVAAVNGDSGGPVFASVRNHTADEARGIITALDRTITCPPAYNPGTVLDGHRRTPWCLAGVYYVPIGKTLHDMHWTLVTG is encoded by the coding sequence GTGGCATTCGCGCTGCCGGCCGCGGCCCTGGCGGCCGCAGTCCCGTTTGTCATCCCCTCACTCGCGGGCGCCTCTCCTACGCCGGCCACACAGGCAGCCGCGCGGATCGACGAACGCCAGCAGGTCCTCGACGCCATTGCCGACCGGATCACCGAAGGGCTCTCCGAGTCCGGCAGGGCGCACATACCCGGCTTCGCCGAGGTGGAGGTCGACCCCGACCACAACCACCTGCGCCTGTACTGGAAAGGCGCCCCGTCCCAGCGGGTCAAGAGTATCCTCGCCCACCTCCCCCACGGAGTGACCGCCGAGGTCGACCCTGCCCGCTATTCCAGGGCCGAACTCCACGCGGCCCGCGTGAAGTTGCTGAACAGCCTGGCCTCCATGAAGCTGCGAGTCGAGGGGACGGCGGACCCTGTCCGCGTCACCAGCATCGCACCGGCGGTGGACGGCAGCGGCCTGGAGGTCGGCTACGACAACGCCGCCCGCACGGCGAGCAGTCTCCTGACGAGCGGACACGGCAAGACGTTGCAGCAGGTCGCCACGGCAGTCGGCCGCCTGTCGGGAGTACACGTCGCCGCGATCCACCGGCTGCAGAGCGTGGATCTGTCCTCCCGGCAGCATGACAGCTCCCCCTGGACCGGAGCCTCGGCGCTGAAAAACCCACTCGGCGGCATCTGCTCCGGCTCTTACGGCGTGAAGAACGCCCGGGGCCAGTACATGCTGACGTCGGCCTACCACTGCGGCCCCGGCCCTGAAGGCCAGTGGACCACCTGGTGGGGTGGCGACCTCATCGGCACCACCGACGCCACCCAACGCTCCCCCCAAGACGACGTGGTCGGCATCAAGCTGCCCTCACAGCACGTGAGCGGCCGGCTCTACGACGGCCCCGCAAGCCGCACCGACGGCTACGCCAAGCCCGTCATAGGCTGGGGGCACAACAACGTCGGCGACTACGTGTGCACCGACGGCGCCAACGGCGGCGTGCACTGCGGTGTGCGCATTGCCCAGACCGACATCGGCGTCACCGGGCCCAACGGCATCTACCGCCCCGACGTCGACCTCGCCTACGCCACCGCCGCCACTCCTGGCGGCGTCGCAGCCGTCAACGGCGACAGCGGCGGCCCGGTCTTCGCCAGCGTCCGCAACCACACAGCCGATGAGGCACGCGGAATCATCACCGCCCTCGACCGGACCATCACCTGCCCGCCTGCGTACAACCCCGGCACCGTCCTCGACGGTCATCGCAGGACACCCTGGTGCCTGGCCGGCGTCTACTACGTACCCATCGGAAAAACCCTCCACGACATGCACTGGACCCTGGTCACCGGGTGA